The nucleotide sequence ttgttatttcatttttgggttgttcattgttagtgtaaaGAAATACAACTcctatttgtatatttatcttatatCCTGACATTTTCCTAGGCTGATTTATTAGCTTTAATAGCTTTTCGTGGATTCTTTAATGCATTCTATATATAAGTTTATGTGATCTGCCAAGAGGCAATAGCTTTACATCTTTCTTTCAGTCTGGatggctttttttcttctggCTAATTTCCCTGGCTACAACTTCcagtaaaatattgaataaagtggcaagagcagacatccttgtcttgttcctgatttttttGCGGGGGAAGCTTTCAGTTTCACCGTTAGGTGGGATGCTATCTGTGTTTTTTTTCATAGATGCCTTTTATCATGCTGAGGAAGTTCCTTTccattcctagtttgctgagtgtttttatcatgaaagtgtgttgtattttgtcaaatgcttttctgtgtCTACTGAGATTTTCATGTGATTTTGGCCCTTCTTTCTGTTAATATGCTATATTGCTGCAGTGCAATTTGACTCTAacaatgggctgggtgtggtggctcatgcatgtaatccctgCTCTTAGGGAGACAGAGgcggaaggatagcttgagcccaggagttcaagacttgcctgggcaatatagtgagaccccattctccaaaaaaaaaaaaaaaaaagtgtgacttTAACAATAGAGTTAGCATAGGCTTCACACATTAGCGGTATAGTCCCCCACAAGATTGCCTCCACTTTAGAACCCACAAGCTTGGAGGTTCCCAGACAAACAAAGCACTTCTGACAAACTGGCTACAAATGTGGAGATCCCACTAATCTTTCAGGTTTGTTAATTCACTAGAATGACtgacagaactcaggaaagtacTACACTTACGATTATAGTTCTATTCTAGAGGATACAATTCAGGACAGGCCAAAAAAATAGCCACATGGGTGGGGTCTAGGAGAGTCCCAAATGCAAAGCTTCTGTGTCCTCAGGACGTAGCACCCTCCTAGCATATTGGCGTCTATTGGGGTAGCTCACCTAAGCTTTGAGTATCCAGTTTTTATTGGGGTTTTGTTACACAAGCATGAATGATTGAAGCATTAGCCACATCATTGAACTCCATCTCCAGCATTCTCTCCACAACCCAGGAAACTGAGAGGCAGGCTAACATCACATAGCTCAAAGCCCCAACCTTCTAATCACATGGCTGGTCTTTCTAGTGTGACCATCCCGCATCCTGAGTCTCCTccttagcataaactcaggtatgACGATGGGGGGGTAGAGATCCACTATGAGTAACAAAGATACTCCTATTACTCCAGAAATTCTAAGCATTTAGAGGCTTCTTTCCAGGAACCGGGGACAAAGGCCAGCCAGTTCTTTATCATAAAACACTGAAACACTGGTTTTTCATGTGTTCAGCCTCccttgcattcctgagataaatcccacttggttgtgATGAATAACCCTTTAACATGCTgctgtatttactttttaacatCATAAGTTTATTTACATGGTTCATATGTAAAAGTCTTTGTCCATCCCTCTCCCTGAAGGTCATAAGTTTCTTGTGTAAGTttttatgtacatgtatacacacaagcAAAATGTTCGCTGACCAGGGTCAGCCTTTTGCCAGGAGCCCTGCATCTCCCTGCGTCCCCTGTCGTTGCAGTTGAAGGGCCTGTCGCGTCAGAAGTGCCCTGAAGAAGTCAAGCAGATGCTGCACATCATCGGCCTGGAGGACAAGTGGAACTCACGGAGCCGCTTCCCGAGCGGGGGCATGAGGCGCAAGCTCTCTATCGGCATCGCCCTCATCGCAGGCTCCAAAGTGCGGCGGTGGGACTGGAGGCAGTGGGCTCCCCTGCTGCTCGACCTGGGCTGGCCCTTCCGCCATGGCCCAGGCACCTTGGCCCTTGACTCCCCAGACAAGGCCATCACCATCTTTGGAGGACTCAAGCTGACTCTGTGAACCCCTTGATGGGGCCTACCACAAGGCCAGCCTGGGGTGTGGCTCTACCAGCATCATGAGGCTGTGTCTCTGCCTCCAGGTGCTGATACTGGACGAGCCCACCTCGGGCATGGATGCCATCTCCAGGAGGGCCATCTGGGATCTTCTGCAACAGCAGAAAAGTAACCGCACCATCTTGCTGACCACCCACTTCATGGACGAGGCTGACCTGCTGGGAGACCGCATCGCCATCATGGCCAAGGGGGAGCTGCAGTGCTGCGGGTCCTCACTGTTCCTCAAGCAGAAATATGGTGAGTGGTGGGGCCAGCCCGCAACGGGGTCGGTGTCCTGGCTGCTGTGCTGAGGGAATGGCTGCTACCCGCATGAAGGGCCCTGAGATCAGGCAGGGGTGGCCTTTTCTAGATCTCCTGTCTGTTGCCTCTGAGTGGAGAGCCCAGCCGGGCAGGGGGGCTTGTGAGAGGGAAGAGGCATGAGATATCTCTTGGAGTCAGAAGGCCCATGTTTGAGTTACAATCTGCCAGTTTACTGTATTGTCATCTAGGTGGTCATGTTCGTTTCTCCTTTCTTAGCCTTTGTTTTctgatctataaaatgaagattaagATACTACATTCCTCAAAGAGTGAGACACTGTGTGTGAAAGCATCCTACAAGTGTTAGTTTCATTTCTACAGCTGACTGCAGCCCTCATCAGCACCCCTCTGTGCTTGTCCCCTGCTGTCCTCCTGCACCCCTGCTCCCTGGCTCCTCCATGTCTCTGCTGTTCCTTTGCACTGTTCCTTCCTCTGACCgtcttcacttttctttctctgctcaCTGAATTAGTAATCTCATCCAGTCCCCTGGCTTTAAATATTCATACCTTCTCTGTGTGGAAAATCATGTGTGTCTCTAGCTTGGACCCTCTCTCCTGAACCCCAGGTCTATACATCTGACTGCCTCTCCCACACCTCAATGTAGGTGTTGAACGGATCTCTGAGACTTGTGAGAAGCCTGTGCAGCACTGAGCTCCAATGCTGTCTATCAAACCTGCTCTTCCCGCAGATTTTGTCTTCTTAGTAAAAGCAACTTCGTTCTTCCAAGTGTTTAACTGAAACCTTGCAGGCTCCCTGACACCTCTTTTGCTCAAAGCTCATATTTGATATATCTGCAGACGTTTTTGGTCTTATCTACAAAATATATCCAGGTTCTGTCTCTGTCCCCACCTCTGATCACTGTGTAGCACTGCTTTCTGGTGCAGACCACTATGTCCTCCCACCTGGATTACTGCAGATGCCTACTAACCCATCTTGCTGCTCTCAATCCAGGTGTCAAAATGGGTGTATTACAGTGCATGTCATTCTGTTGCTTGGAACCTCCAGTGGCTTCTCTGTTCACTCAGAGGAAAAGCCAAAGTCCTTGGAGTAGCCTCTAGGGCCTCACATTTTCTGACCCTGTTACCCCAACCTCATTTCCTAACACTCTTCCACGTCCTTTCTCTGCTTCTGCTGCCCAGGGCCCCGTGCTGATCCAGCACTCCAGGCACACTCGTTCCTCCAGGCCAGGTGTCGCTGTGCCTTCTGAGATGTCCCATTCTCAATGAGGCCTTTCTTTGTTACCTTGTTTAAAATCACATCCCCAACACTCCTATCCCCTTCtatgtttacttttctctttatCATGTATCACTAATACTCTATCCATTTTACGTATTTATCTCATTTATTGTTTGTCTCCCACCCCGTTAGTGAAAGCCCCATGAGAATAGGAATTTTTGACTGTTTGGTCCACTGCTATATCCTCAGTACCTAGGACAGTGCCTGTCACATCCTAGGGCCTCAggaaatgtttactgaatgagtACATCGACGAACAATAGTAACAAGTGTTGCTAAGTGCTGAAAGAATTTGGAATGCCATAAGGTATGTGTCTTGTCTTTGTTCTTTACCTTAACATTTAAGGCCTCTGGCTACTGAGTTTTCACTTTCCAAAAATAGTTATGACTTAAAGGGAGTGTCACCCTGAAAGCAGCCCTCTGTCCTGGTGCCTAACCTTGCTACATTTGCCATGATCACCTACCAGTTATAGAGTGGAAGGGAAGACTCTCAAGAACAGCAGTACGGAGCTTCCTAGCGTGGTTTAAATTTGGCCCCACAGGTCGCTCCAACTTCTCTTTCCCATGGAGCTGTCCCACTCTAAGCCACAGAAAACTGAATGTGGctgaagaaaagtataaaaagtgAAATTGTTTCATGATCTTTCAAATGGTGTTTCAGGTGCAGGATATTATATAACTTCACTGAAAAAACCTAATTGTGATACGGAGAACATCTCTCATCTGATTTATCATCACATACCAAACGCAATTTTGGCATTCAGCATTGGAGAGGAATTGACATTCATACTTCCTAAAGACAGCGTACAGAGGTATGGCCCCGGGTGCTACGGGGGTGCTGCACGTGCCTGCGCTGAGTGCTGGGTCTTCCCCTCCACATGGGAGCAAGGGCACTACGTGCTGCAGGGGCTTAGACCCTGGGCCTTTGGCACTACCTGAAAAGACATCCTAGCCAGGGGGCACGTTCAAATACAGGATTCGGATAGGTCTTCCCTCCTTCAAGCCTTGAGGGTTCTTAATTGCCTTCAGGTTAATGTCAAATTCCGTAATATGGCTTAATGGGAACCCTTGATTTTGTTA is from Macaca fascicularis isolate 582-1 chromosome 20, T2T-MFA8v1.1 and encodes:
- the LOC107128309 gene encoding ATP-binding cassette sub-family A member 17 — protein: MRLCLCLQVLILDEPTSGMDAISRRAIWDLLQQQKSNRTILLTTHFMDEADLLGDRIAIMAKGELQCCGSSLFLKQKYGAGYYITSLKKPNCDTENISHLIYHHIPNAILAFSIGEELTFILPKDSVQRFESLFTDLELRQVDLGISSFGASVTAMEDVFIRGCMLADPVQLSQTSNVPLCIPSRT